From bacterium, a single genomic window includes:
- a CDS encoding GWxTD domain-containing protein, which produces MRFFLKTTFYFILIAGIGCNTLEAKENQSEGTIRFYTDVTCFKMLSDQSVTYTQLHFFSERNQFTFVPKDTVFIAGFTVRVTFTDVSDPKSIFEKQWTMNIDDNITAGDTAKNIPIIFENSFAVKPGKYKLTILIEDENEKTRTGNYSEEMDIPDYTGKQLNLSQIELATQALKGGNNDDMFVKNGYTIFPNPTKFYGSNLPRLTFYSEVYNLDFEEGGANNSYVADFILTDEAGSVIKEFPSKTFNKAGKTAIIIHSLNIISIQSGRYNLIIRVTDNSNKKIAQSKKLFAIYRDGESIYETQADDSFFKDLDAQGAVRAGNILTIVGRTDDTKIYSQLELEGKKKFLDRFWKERDPSPGTKSNELLMDYYKRYEDANMKFSTPNREGWKTDLGRVYMVYGPPAQIEKHEFESDKKPYQLWYYFQLKDQPAQTIFVFADLTESGIQQLLHSNARGELSDSRWQDRVAK; this is translated from the coding sequence ATGCGGTTTTTTCTAAAGACTACTTTTTATTTCATTCTAATCGCAGGTATTGGTTGTAATACATTAGAAGCGAAAGAGAATCAAAGCGAAGGCACGATAAGATTTTATACGGACGTTACATGTTTCAAAATGTTGAGTGATCAAAGCGTAACTTATACGCAGTTGCATTTTTTTTCAGAACGGAATCAATTTACTTTTGTTCCAAAAGACACGGTGTTTATAGCCGGTTTCACTGTTCGTGTCACATTTACGGACGTAAGCGACCCAAAGAGCATTTTCGAAAAACAATGGACGATGAATATTGACGACAACATTACAGCCGGCGACACGGCCAAGAATATTCCAATCATTTTTGAGAACAGTTTTGCGGTCAAACCCGGCAAATATAAATTAACGATATTGATCGAAGATGAAAATGAGAAGACCAGAACCGGCAATTACTCCGAAGAAATGGATATTCCTGATTATACAGGTAAGCAGCTGAACCTAAGCCAGATTGAATTAGCAACTCAGGCGTTGAAGGGCGGAAATAATGACGATATGTTTGTTAAGAACGGCTACACGATTTTTCCAAACCCGACGAAATTTTATGGAAGCAATTTGCCTCGGTTAACTTTTTATTCTGAAGTTTATAATTTAGATTTTGAGGAAGGCGGAGCTAATAATTCATATGTCGCAGATTTTATATTAACGGATGAAGCCGGAAGCGTTATTAAAGAATTTCCATCAAAAACATTTAACAAGGCGGGCAAGACAGCCATAATCATTCATTCGTTGAATATCATCTCAATCCAAAGCGGCCGTTATAACTTGATTATTCGCGTGACCGACAACTCGAATAAAAAGATTGCACAATCAAAAAAGTTGTTTGCTATTTACCGTGACGGTGAGTCTATTTATGAAACACAGGCGGATGACTCCTTCTTCAAAGATTTGGATGCGCAAGGAGCTGTTCGGGCAGGAAACATATTAACTATTGTCGGAAGAACGGATGACACAAAAATCTATTCACAACTTGAATTAGAAGGAAAGAAGAAATTCTTAGACCGTTTCTGGAAAGAGCGCGACCCATCCCCCGGAACTAAATCCAACGAGCTTCTTATGGACTATTACAAGCGATATGAAGACGCAAATATGAAATTTTCAACACCTAACCGTGAAGGATGGAAAACGGATTTGGGCAGGGTATACATGGTCTATGGCCCTCCCGCGCAGATCGAGAAACATGAATTTGAATCCGACAAAAAACCGTATCAGCTATGGTATTATTTTCAATTAAAAGACCAACCCGCACAAACCATTTTTGTCTTTGCCGATTTGACAGAATCAGGTATTCAACAACTACTGCATTCCAATGCCCGTGGCGAACTCAGCGATTCCCGTTGGCAGGACCGTGTAGCTAAATAA
- a CDS encoding YihA family ribosome biogenesis GTP-binding protein → MLVNIETIEFIASVYRNHQVPEPHLSEIAFFGRSNVGKSTLLNTLTGKKLARISSTPGKTQCLNYYRVNGGFYLVDAPGYGYAKVPEKLKLAWKRFIDEWITGNDRLKLVIQIIDARLEPQKSDLQMAEWLNYHRIPSALVVNKIDKLSHSQRQKNLKQLGESEVYSKMNLIPASAQSGEGKREILSAISKHL, encoded by the coding sequence TTGCTTGTGAATATAGAGACGATTGAATTTATAGCCAGCGTATACCGAAACCACCAGGTGCCGGAACCGCACTTGAGTGAAATAGCTTTTTTTGGAAGATCAAACGTCGGTAAGTCAACTCTGCTGAATACGCTAACCGGAAAAAAACTTGCTCGTATCAGCAGCACGCCCGGGAAGACACAATGTTTAAACTACTATCGCGTGAACGGCGGTTTTTATCTTGTAGATGCGCCGGGCTATGGATACGCAAAAGTTCCTGAAAAATTAAAATTGGCATGGAAAAGATTTATAGACGAATGGATAACCGGAAATGACAGGCTAAAACTGGTAATTCAGATCATTGATGCGCGGTTAGAACCGCAGAAATCGGACCTTCAGATGGCCGAATGGCTAAATTATCACAGAATTCCGAGTGCACTTGTTGTGAACAAAATAGACAAGCTGTCGCATTCGCAACGTCAAAAAAACCTGAAACAATTAGGTGAATCCGAGGTATATTCTAAGATGAATCTTATCCCGGCTTCCGCTCAATCGGGCGAAGGAAAGCGCGAAATTCTAAGCGCGATTTCAAAACATCTGTAA
- the lpdA gene encoding dihydrolipoyl dehydrogenase, which translates to METKNFDVVVLGGGPGGYVAAIKASQLGLKTAVVEREKIGGVCVNWGCIPTKALLKNAEIYETLKHAKDWGYSFDNLRFDFKQVIKRSRDVAEANSKGGDFLMKKNKIEVIKGTGKFLDKSTLSVMDTAGKESVQVKAKHIIIATGARARMLPNLKADGKRILTSTEAMIVQDVPKSIAVIGAGAIGIEFAYLFNTFGAKVTVIEMLPGILPVEDEEISQTLSKIFTKKGIDIHTNTKVDKVDVGANDVTLTIGGKDGIKTIKADQCLVAIGVQGNIENIGLEKIGVTTEKGWVKVDEYYRTNVTGVYAIGDIIGAPWLAHVASHEGIVCVEKIAGKETHPIDYTSIPGCTYCQPQVASIGLTEKVAKEKGFQVKVGKFPFSASGKARAINERDGFVKVIFDAKYGELLGAHILGSEATEMIAEYGIAKSLEATYKEIGNTIHAHPTLSEAMMEAALDAYGEAVHI; encoded by the coding sequence ATGGAAACCAAAAATTTTGATGTCGTGGTATTAGGCGGAGGCCCGGGAGGTTATGTTGCGGCTATTAAAGCGTCACAGTTAGGTCTTAAGACGGCTGTAGTAGAGCGTGAGAAAATCGGCGGCGTTTGCGTTAATTGGGGTTGTATTCCCACGAAAGCGCTCTTGAAAAATGCTGAGATATATGAAACCTTGAAACACGCTAAAGACTGGGGTTATTCCTTCGATAATCTTAGGTTTGATTTTAAGCAAGTGATCAAACGCAGCCGTGATGTGGCCGAGGCCAATTCCAAAGGCGGCGATTTTTTGATGAAAAAAAATAAGATCGAAGTCATCAAAGGGACCGGAAAATTCCTCGACAAAAGTACATTAAGCGTGATGGATACGGCCGGAAAAGAATCGGTGCAAGTTAAAGCCAAGCATATTATCATCGCGACCGGCGCGCGCGCGCGGATGTTGCCCAATTTGAAGGCTGACGGGAAACGCATTTTGACCAGTACGGAAGCGATGATTGTGCAAGATGTCCCCAAATCCATCGCCGTCATCGGAGCCGGCGCCATCGGGATCGAATTCGCATACTTGTTTAATACTTTTGGGGCCAAAGTAACCGTAATTGAAATGCTTCCGGGCATTTTACCTGTTGAAGACGAGGAAATTTCACAAACGCTTTCTAAAATATTTACTAAAAAGGGTATCGATATACATACAAATACAAAAGTTGATAAGGTTGATGTCGGCGCCAACGATGTCACACTAACGATCGGCGGAAAAGACGGAATTAAAACTATCAAAGCAGACCAATGCTTGGTTGCGATCGGCGTTCAGGGAAATATAGAAAACATAGGGTTGGAGAAGATCGGGGTCACAACAGAAAAAGGCTGGGTCAAAGTTGACGAATATTATCGAACGAATGTGACCGGCGTCTATGCTATCGGCGACATTATCGGCGCTCCGTGGCTCGCGCACGTTGCTTCACACGAGGGAATTGTTTGTGTAGAAAAAATAGCCGGAAAAGAGACGCATCCGATAGATTATACGTCGATTCCCGGCTGCACGTATTGTCAGCCTCAAGTTGCCAGCATCGGTTTAACTGAAAAAGTGGCAAAAGAAAAAGGATTTCAGGTCAAAGTTGGAAAATTTCCATTTTCCGCGAGCGGGAAGGCCAGAGCAATCAATGAACGCGACGGATTTGTTAAAGTGATCTTTGATGCGAAATATGGCGAATTACTCGGCGCACACATATTAGGATCGGAAGCAACAGAAATGATTGCGGAATACGGTATTGCCAAATCGTTGGAAGCGACTTATAAAGAGATTGGAAACACCATTCATGCACACCCGACACTATCCGAAGCGATGATGGAAGCGGCTCTGGATGCCTACGGTGAAGCCGTTCATATTTAA
- a CDS encoding zinc ribbon domain-containing protein: MPIYEFKCKKCDTEFSELFSSSKFKITDVECPKCHTHAAEKLLSVFASDTKSSGEFAGLNAPSCGHGCGCHN, translated from the coding sequence ATGCCCATTTACGAATTCAAGTGTAAAAAGTGCGACACTGAGTTTTCAGAACTATTTTCTTCATCGAAATTTAAGATAACTGACGTCGAGTGCCCAAAATGCCACACGCACGCCGCCGAAAAACTCTTGTCCGTTTTCGCATCCGACACCAAATCATCGGGCGAGTTTGCCGGCTTGAATGCGCCATCATGCGGACATGGATGCGGATGCCATAATTAA
- a CDS encoding aminotransferase class I/II-fold pyridoxal phosphate-dependent enzyme, protein MENIFFENFLGPQAENHPTLQNAIQRILEWHSAWRRKFYPEDASLYPEMYMAPAEFFITLDHFLKRLEQQPPYFSPRYFAQMLKDPALSSVIGYLAVILTNPNNHAYEGGPVTTQMEIEVVDDLLKLCGFQKGWGHLCSGGSLANTEAMWAVRDTYIRRFKKPGQVLFSNMSHYSWKRICSILMIPHYGEIPINIHFRMDLDKLETVLKKKPTMMVVANIGTTGCGAVDDVEGILTLRNKYKFHLHLDAAYGGYTRSILLNENGEIQNFNEVGHILKKDVYQSLISMKEADSITIDPHKQGSTGYGCGAVLYKDERLKKVILNTAPYTYHVKNKPNIGMFTLEGSRPGAVAAGCWLTHRMIPLNRNGYGKIIGECLLTAKELSERIEKESGFTPLNQPDLDIFCFYQMPSEKPASMTKMNKINLDHYENFSVLNPESNFILSKFVMDKKTVRAILPKIKRDDRQLVALRSVFIKHWLRMGRPSYLDRLLATLKNNLK, encoded by the coding sequence TTGGAAAATATTTTTTTTGAGAATTTTCTCGGCCCGCAAGCTGAGAATCATCCGACGCTTCAAAATGCCATTCAGAGAATTCTAGAATGGCACTCTGCGTGGCGGCGCAAGTTTTATCCCGAAGATGCTTCTCTCTATCCGGAAATGTACATGGCGCCCGCTGAGTTTTTCATCACGCTGGATCATTTCCTGAAACGCCTTGAGCAGCAACCCCCCTATTTTTCTCCACGGTATTTCGCGCAAATGCTGAAGGATCCTGCCTTATCTTCGGTCATCGGATATCTGGCCGTGATTCTGACCAACCCGAATAATCACGCTTACGAGGGCGGCCCTGTTACAACGCAAATGGAAATAGAAGTGGTTGACGATCTGCTCAAACTATGCGGATTCCAAAAAGGCTGGGGACATTTATGCAGCGGCGGTTCACTCGCAAACACCGAAGCCATGTGGGCGGTGAGAGATACCTATATCCGAAGATTCAAAAAACCAGGACAGGTTCTTTTCTCCAATATGTCTCACTACTCCTGGAAGCGAATTTGTTCCATTCTTATGATACCGCACTATGGGGAAATTCCTATAAATATCCATTTTAGAATGGATCTGGATAAACTTGAAACCGTTTTGAAGAAAAAACCCACGATGATGGTTGTGGCAAATATCGGAACAACGGGATGCGGCGCGGTGGATGACGTCGAAGGAATACTTACGTTAAGGAACAAGTATAAATTTCATCTGCATTTGGACGCGGCATACGGCGGTTATACGCGCAGCATTCTTCTTAATGAAAACGGCGAAATTCAGAACTTCAATGAGGTCGGTCATATTCTCAAAAAGGATGTGTATCAAAGCCTGATTTCAATGAAGGAGGCGGATTCTATCACTATAGATCCGCATAAACAAGGCTCGACCGGATACGGCTGCGGTGCGGTATTGTACAAAGACGAACGACTCAAAAAAGTAATCTTGAATACGGCGCCGTATACCTACCATGTCAAAAATAAACCCAATATCGGGATGTTTACACTTGAAGGGTCACGGCCAGGCGCAGTCGCTGCAGGCTGCTGGCTGACACATCGCATGATTCCACTCAACAGAAACGGCTACGGGAAGATTATCGGTGAATGCCTGCTCACGGCAAAAGAACTTTCTGAAAGGATCGAGAAGGAAAGCGGCTTTACGCCACTCAATCAACCCGATCTTGATATATTCTGTTTTTATCAAATGCCTTCTGAAAAGCCGGCCTCGATGACAAAGATGAATAAGATTAACCTAGATCATTATGAAAACTTCTCGGTTTTAAATCCGGAGTCAAACTTCATTTTATCAAAATTTGTAATGGATAAGAAGACAGTAAGAGCCATTTTACCAAAAATAAAACGGGATGACAGGCAGTTAGTTGCGCTTCGTTCGGTTTTTATTAAGCACTGGTTGCGTATGGGCCGCCCATCTTATCTTGACCGGCTGCTGGCCACACTCAAAAACAACTTGAAATAA
- a CDS encoding ferredoxin family protein: MAYIIAEPCVGVKDTACVKVCPVDCIYDSEGWDQLYIHPDECIDCGACEPECPVEAIFTAENTPEKWKSYIQKNADMFKQ, encoded by the coding sequence ATGGCCTATATTATTGCGGAACCCTGCGTTGGTGTGAAAGATACGGCATGCGTAAAAGTTTGCCCTGTTGATTGTATCTACGATTCGGAAGGATGGGATCAATTGTACATACATCCGGATGAATGCATCGACTGCGGTGCATGCGAACCCGAATGTCCAGTCGAAGCTATTTTTACCGCTGAAAATACGCCGGAGAAATGGAAATCGTACATTCAGAAAAACGCTGATATGTTCAAACAGTAA
- the rpiB gene encoding ribose 5-phosphate isomerase B codes for MTIAVGCDHGGFPLKKAVLETIAKAGHKTIDLGTNSTDAVDYPDFSAAVAKSVLSHQADRGIVICGSGVGATVAANKFKGIRAGLCHDTFSARQGVEDDDMNVLTLGARIIGPLLAIEIIQAFLKAQFSNAERHLRRLNKVKGFEEHFGH; via the coding sequence ATGACCATTGCAGTGGGATGTGACCACGGAGGATTTCCACTCAAAAAAGCGGTTTTGGAAACCATTGCCAAAGCAGGGCATAAGACTATAGACCTTGGAACAAATTCGACCGACGCCGTTGATTATCCTGATTTTTCTGCAGCCGTTGCAAAATCAGTATTGTCACACCAAGCCGACCGCGGTATTGTGATCTGCGGAAGCGGGGTAGGCGCAACGGTTGCTGCGAACAAGTTCAAAGGCATCCGTGCAGGGTTATGCCATGACACTTTTTCCGCCCGGCAAGGCGTCGAGGATGATGACATGAATGTGCTCACGTTAGGCGCGCGAATCATAGGGCCGCTCCTGGCCATCGAGATTATCCAGGCGTTCTTAAAAGCGCAATTTTCAAATGCTGAGCGACACTTGCGCCGGTTAAATAAAGTAAAGGGGTTTGAGGAGCATTTTGGTCACTAG
- a CDS encoding tryptophan 2,3-dioxygenase, with product MEKPYPPIYYSDYLHLERLLSSQNAKSAEYGNPAHDEMLFIIVHQAYELWFKQILHELDSIVQLFEKNYVDEKNISVAVARLIRITEIQKVLIDQLRILETMTPLDFLEFRDYLVPASGFQSIQFRLIENKLGLKHKQRLQYNESAYYSRLSKEHQELLKKSEQETSLLELLEKWLERTPFLEFGNFHFWKDYRQAILNMLVEDKKIIRNNSTLSENEKIQQVKQLDMTQENFDALFDEDKHNKLVEEGQRKLSYRATQAALLICLYRDQPILHMPFRLLTSLIDIDELFTSWRYRHVLMVQRMIGTKIGTGGSSGYQYLKATSEQHKIFTDLFNLSTFLIPRSALPKLTEDVERNLGFYYKTK from the coding sequence ATGGAAAAACCATACCCGCCGATTTATTACTCCGATTATCTGCATCTTGAACGATTATTATCCAGTCAAAATGCAAAAAGCGCTGAATACGGAAATCCGGCGCATGATGAAATGTTATTCATCATTGTTCATCAAGCGTACGAATTGTGGTTCAAGCAGATCTTGCATGAGCTGGACTCTATAGTTCAGCTGTTTGAAAAAAATTACGTTGATGAAAAAAATATCAGCGTGGCAGTTGCACGATTGATTCGCATTACCGAAATTCAAAAGGTGTTGATTGACCAACTGCGTATTCTCGAAACCATGACGCCATTGGATTTTCTGGAATTTCGAGACTATCTTGTTCCTGCCTCCGGATTTCAGAGCATTCAATTTCGTCTGATTGAAAATAAACTCGGCCTAAAACATAAACAACGATTACAATATAATGAAAGCGCGTATTACAGCCGCCTGTCCAAAGAACATCAGGAACTGCTCAAGAAATCAGAGCAGGAAACCTCGTTACTGGAACTATTGGAAAAATGGCTCGAGCGAACGCCATTTCTGGAATTTGGAAACTTCCATTTTTGGAAGGACTATCGTCAGGCTATCCTAAATATGTTGGTTGAGGACAAGAAGATCATCCGGAATAATTCTACACTATCGGAAAACGAAAAAATCCAGCAGGTAAAACAACTGGATATGACGCAAGAAAATTTTGACGCTTTATTCGACGAGGATAAGCATAACAAGTTAGTTGAAGAAGGCCAACGGAAACTGTCATATCGGGCGACTCAGGCGGCTCTTTTGATTTGTCTCTATCGCGATCAACCGATCTTGCATATGCCGTTCAGATTATTGACCTCCTTAATAGATATCGATGAACTTTTTACTTCATGGCGGTACCGGCACGTGCTGATGGTTCAGCGTATGATTGGGACCAAGATCGGAACCGGCGGATCATCGGGATATCAGTACCTGAAAGCGACGTCCGAACAGCACAAAATATTTACTGATCTTTTTAATCTTTCGACTTTTTTGATTCCACGTTCGGCGCTCCCAAAACTCACCGAAGATGTTGAGCGCAATCTGGGTTTCTATTACAAAACGAAATAA
- a CDS encoding NADH dehydrogenase subunit, translating into MINIIKHIRDAGIVGAGGAGFPTHVKAASKVDCVIANGAECEPLIHKDYELMVHYPEEVVRGVEYMMQSTGATEGIIGIKEKNSAAIDAIQKHLRSGMRLHLLGDFYPSGDEFILVYESTKRLIPPQGYPLNVGIVVNNVETFYNIARALDGTPVTEKFISVSGAVKKPFTGIVPVGTTFRDLLSLAGGTTVSDYGLFVSGIMMGKLEFDLEQSITKTCAGLIVLPREHTLITRKSLPEKAMHSIGKSACDQCSYCTELCPRYILGYDIQPHKVMRSLGFTKTGTDYWNQYASLCCACGLCTLYACPESLFPKEACDQSKRVMKEEGITWSGKMDIEPHPMYEGRRTPLKMLVKRLGVTEYDHHAPFVDRIAENVRSVRLPLQQHVGKKADPLVTSGERVKRGQAIADVGEGQMGARIHASIDGVVSVEQDQIVITR; encoded by the coding sequence ATGATAAATATTATTAAACACATTCGCGATGCGGGTATAGTTGGAGCCGGCGGGGCCGGTTTTCCGACGCATGTAAAGGCCGCGTCAAAAGTAGATTGTGTAATTGCCAACGGTGCAGAATGTGAGCCCTTAATTCACAAAGATTATGAATTAATGGTTCATTACCCGGAAGAAGTAGTACGCGGCGTCGAGTATATGATGCAGTCGACCGGAGCAACCGAAGGCATCATCGGGATCAAAGAAAAGAACTCAGCCGCAATCGACGCGATTCAAAAGCATTTACGTTCCGGCATGCGTCTTCATCTGCTCGGTGATTTTTATCCTTCCGGTGACGAATTTATTCTCGTCTACGAATCTACCAAACGACTGATCCCTCCCCAAGGTTATCCTCTAAATGTCGGCATTGTTGTCAATAACGTAGAGACGTTTTATAATATTGCGCGGGCGTTGGACGGAACTCCCGTAACCGAGAAATTTATTTCCGTTTCCGGAGCGGTGAAGAAACCGTTTACCGGAATTGTTCCTGTTGGAACGACATTTCGTGATCTGCTCAGTTTGGCCGGCGGAACGACAGTGAGCGATTACGGCTTATTTGTCAGCGGGATTATGATGGGTAAGCTCGAATTTGATCTGGAACAGTCGATTACAAAAACCTGTGCAGGTTTGATCGTGCTTCCGCGTGAACACACTCTCATTACCCGAAAAAGTCTTCCGGAAAAAGCGATGCACAGCATTGGAAAATCGGCGTGCGATCAATGCAGCTACTGTACCGAGTTATGCCCGAGATACATCCTAGGTTATGATATCCAGCCGCACAAAGTCATGCGCAGTCTCGGTTTTACCAAAACCGGCACGGATTACTGGAATCAATACGCATCGTTATGCTGTGCGTGCGGATTATGTACTTTATACGCATGCCCGGAAAGTCTATTTCCGAAAGAAGCGTGCGATCAGAGCAAACGCGTTATGAAGGAAGAAGGGATTACCTGGAGCGGAAAGATGGACATCGAACCGCACCCTATGTATGAAGGCCGGCGCACGCCTTTGAAAATGCTCGTCAAACGGCTTGGCGTTACCGAATACGATCATCATGCGCCGTTTGTGGATCGAATCGCCGAGAATGTTCGTTCGGTGAGATTGCCGCTGCAACAACATGTTGGGAAAAAAGCAGATCCATTGGTAACTTCCGGTGAGCGGGTCAAACGCGGACAAGCGATTGCCGATGTCGGCGAAGGGCAAATGGGAGCGAGGATTCACGCAAGTATCGATGGAGTTGTAAGCGTAGAGCAGGATCAAATTGTGATTACTAGGTAA
- a CDS encoding BMC domain-containing protein, whose amino-acid sequence MIMNSIGLIELGSIAAGFETADAMLKAADVTILLARSICSGKYIVMIGGEVAAVQSSIDVGVKISRGSVIDTFVIPNVHPDVFPAISGTGKTEMLGALGIVESFSVASLIEAADASAKAANVKIMEIRLAMALGGKAFLTMTGEVAAVQSAVDAGARVVAQKGLLVNKVVIPGPRPELLTEVV is encoded by the coding sequence ATGATAATGAATTCCATCGGCCTCATTGAACTCGGCAGTATCGCCGCAGGATTCGAAACGGCGGACGCAATGCTGAAGGCAGCGGACGTTACTATTCTCCTCGCTCGTTCCATCTGTTCCGGCAAATACATCGTCATGATCGGCGGCGAGGTTGCGGCGGTACAATCCAGTATTGACGTCGGCGTTAAGATCAGCCGCGGTTCGGTAATTGATACGTTCGTTATTCCCAATGTACATCCGGATGTATTTCCGGCCATTTCGGGTACGGGAAAAACCGAGATGCTCGGCGCATTAGGTATTGTCGAATCATTTTCCGTGGCATCGCTAATCGAGGCGGCGGACGCATCGGCTAAGGCGGCCAACGTTAAGATTATGGAAATTCGCCTTGCTATGGCACTCGGAGGAAAAGCATTTCTCACCATGACCGGCGAAGTTGCCGCCGTACAATCTGCAGTAGATGCCGGTGCGCGCGTGGTTGCACAAAAAGGCCTGCTCGTCAATAAAGTCGTCATTCCAGGGCCGAGACCGGAATTGCTGACGGAAGTTGTTTAA
- a CDS encoding SDR family oxidoreductase, with product MNINLSGKTAIVCGSTQGIGKAVAVELASLDANVILMARNEKSLNAVLGELDRRKGQKHQFICADFSRPEEVKARITDFVKNNPPVHILVNNTGGPPGGAIAEAETEAFEETFSQHLICNHILAQAVLPGMKKENYGRIINIISTSVKQPLKNLGVSNTVRAAVANWAKTLSVEVAPFGITVNNVLPGATLTGRLNGLIENRSKQTGRSVDVLRREMLAEIPAGRFGEPAEIARAVAFLASPAAAYINGINLPVDGGRTGSL from the coding sequence ATGAATATAAATCTAAGTGGAAAAACAGCCATCGTTTGCGGCAGCACACAAGGAATTGGAAAAGCCGTTGCTGTGGAATTAGCATCGCTCGACGCTAATGTTATCTTGATGGCACGAAATGAGAAATCGTTGAATGCCGTGCTCGGCGAACTGGACCGCAGGAAAGGCCAAAAGCATCAATTCATCTGCGCCGATTTCTCCAGGCCGGAGGAAGTGAAAGCCAGGATCACGGATTTTGTTAAAAATAACCCTCCCGTTCACATCCTGGTCAATAACACCGGCGGGCCTCCCGGCGGCGCGATTGCTGAAGCGGAAACCGAAGCATTTGAAGAAACATTTTCTCAACATCTGATCTGCAATCATATTCTTGCGCAGGCCGTTTTACCCGGAATGAAAAAGGAAAACTACGGGCGTATTATCAATATTATTTCCACGTCGGTTAAACAACCCCTGAAAAATCTTGGCGTTTCCAATACCGTGCGCGCCGCCGTTGCTAATTGGGCAAAAACCTTGTCGGTCGAAGTGGCGCCGTTTGGCATTACGGTAAATAACGTATTGCCCGGCGCAACGTTAACCGGAAGATTGAACGGCCTCATCGAAAACCGATCCAAGCAAACCGGCCGTTCCGTAGACGTTCTTCGCCGTGAGATGTTAGCTGAAATTCCTGCAGGCCGATTCGGTGAACCGGCAGAAATTGCTCGCGCCGTTGCCTTCTTAGCTTCACCTGCTGCCGCATATATTAATGGTATTAATTTACCGGTAGACGGCGGCAGAACCGGGTCATTGTAA
- a CDS encoding suppressor of fused domain protein, whose amino-acid sequence MADPSELMLHVFDEHIKHYGDPDLQFEFNTGDFKLFKRLDVFLWQPSGHNPMTTFSTMGMADVPMKGANFRCELHWTIRGKLSETQESECASFMSNLVNYPFLKNTFVDHWHIIPNLIIPSFQQCSNILFHPTFIKDGWDQIQWRTQMVKILNIVPLTNEEGQLAKSSGIKIMLDHLYQTQIDIFSNRRLFHAKN is encoded by the coding sequence ATGGCGGATCCTTCAGAATTAATGTTGCATGTATTCGATGAGCACATAAAACATTATGGCGACCCCGATCTGCAATTTGAATTCAACACAGGCGACTTCAAATTATTTAAGCGGCTTGATGTGTTTTTGTGGCAGCCAAGTGGTCATAATCCAATGACCACGTTTTCAACTATGGGCATGGCGGACGTGCCCATGAAAGGTGCGAACTTCCGATGTGAACTTCACTGGACAATTCGCGGTAAATTGTCAGAAACACAGGAATCAGAATGTGCATCATTTATGTCGAATTTGGTTAATTATCCTTTTCTGAAAAATACTTTTGTAGATCATTGGCATATTATTCCGAATCTTATCATCCCGAGCTTTCAACAATGTTCAAACATTTTATTTCATCCGACATTCATAAAAGACGGTTGGGATCAAATACAATGGCGCACGCAGATGGTAAAGATCTTGAATATCGTGCCTTTAACAAATGAAGAAGGTCAATTGGCAAAAAGTTCCGGTATCAAAATAATGCTTGATCATTTATATCAAACGCAAATTGATATTTTCAGCAACAGACGATTATTCCATGCAAAAAATTAA